Proteins from a genomic interval of Oscillatoria salina IIICB1:
- a CDS encoding GAF domain-containing protein, giving the protein MTAIYQPRANSASQANLQSKNGNNREAQTNLNGNSNTGESVNVSGEGDSTQVLAAVSQLKAHLEKVGWLGNPALQEQLQIIEQFTNSKNGKIEGTAEDGFLQVRQLVWSIGSKISQCKKLDRLLNTTVNLVRENLQAERVVVYRFQGNKAGVAIAESMVAGYRPCLGQKMPGQCFGILDKSEATSEAVIAVGDIYQTGLNPYPLQILEQFQVKSFLVVPILLEGQAWGLLAVQSCAEIRFWQEWEINLLDGVAKELSLKLQPAEFRRQLQQQAEQDELVNKLIEKIQLQPTRENIFRTTCQEIRAGLKADRAVVYHFFPDWRGEVVAESVGSGWVSLIQEQDKEEILRADRTDSDRCILKDFSTPPTPSSDTYLKESKGGRYRQGKKYTRVDDIYAQGFSACYIESLEKYQAKAYIIVPIFQGEKLWGLLGVYQNSGARKWKNSEVNLMVRLSAPLGVALQQAEALETVESQSAQLARAAAKVGQVAKITDRLRQSYDFETILAIATEESRQMLNCDRVGVYRFNPDWSGEFIAESYVGNWVKLVGLKPAVPDSHLQDNEGGRYKNMYVRDTYLQETEGGRYRNNEYFAVDDIYKSGHAPCHIQILEQFQARAYVIVPIFKGVQLWGLLAAYQNSGPRKWEQIDAQSLARVGERLGVALQEAEFLGRTQRQADLDRAIVKLFDRVRKSADVNTIFRTTTQEVRRLLNCDRVGVYRFNDDWSGKFIAESVSSGWASLMVEERLNPNLTEGAQKSDELDTYLQQTQGGAFNNGVAYLSVNDIYEGGLSSCYIELLEKFQARAYIIVPIFLGEKLWGLLGAYQNSGAREWQEVENNVLVQIGSQLGVALQQAEYLTKLEQQSVQLAEAAAKEKAAREQLQQRAVQMLIALKPSFEGDLTVRAPITEDEIGTIADAYNNTIQSLRKLVTQVKTAAEKVGETAQNNAGTVSELSQQAESEVQALNQGISELEKLGNTILAVADSAQKVEVAVEQANQTVATGDRAMNRTVDGIQEIRRTVSEASQKVKRLGESSQKITKVVNLISNFATQTNLLALNAAIEATRAGEYGRGFGVVADEVRSLARQSAEATSEIEKLVQDIQREIGEVALAMDSGIEQVVAGSDLVTETRENLNEIVQATAQISGLMKEITSVTQAQTQQSKSVTKTIEEVAAIARSTSTNSVEMSASFQALVATAEELQASVGKFKVS; this is encoded by the coding sequence ATGACGGCAATTTACCAACCTCGTGCAAATTCTGCTTCTCAAGCAAATCTTCAGTCAAAAAACGGTAACAATCGAGAAGCACAAACTAACTTAAATGGTAATAGTAATACAGGTGAAAGTGTTAATGTTTCTGGGGAGGGGGATAGCACTCAAGTTTTAGCAGCAGTTAGTCAGTTGAAAGCGCATTTGGAAAAAGTAGGCTGGTTGGGTAATCCCGCTTTGCAGGAGCAATTGCAAATTATTGAGCAATTTACGAACAGTAAAAATGGGAAAATTGAGGGAACTGCCGAAGATGGTTTTCTTCAGGTACGACAATTAGTTTGGTCAATCGGTAGTAAAATTTCCCAGTGCAAAAAGCTGGATCGATTGCTGAATACGACTGTTAATTTAGTCAGAGAGAATTTACAAGCAGAACGAGTTGTAGTATATCGCTTTCAGGGAAATAAAGCTGGGGTAGCGATCGCTGAATCGATGGTAGCAGGTTATCGCCCTTGTTTGGGACAGAAAATGCCCGGACAATGTTTTGGTATCCTCGATAAAAGCGAAGCAACCTCCGAAGCAGTAATAGCAGTAGGAGATATTTACCAAACAGGTTTGAATCCTTATCCTTTGCAAATTTTAGAACAATTTCAAGTTAAGTCTTTTCTGGTAGTTCCTATTTTACTCGAAGGACAAGCTTGGGGATTATTAGCCGTCCAAAGTTGCGCGGAAATTCGTTTTTGGCAAGAATGGGAAATTAATTTACTTGATGGTGTCGCTAAAGAGTTAAGTTTAAAATTACAGCCCGCCGAATTTCGTCGTCAACTGCAACAACAAGCAGAACAAGATGAACTTGTCAACAAATTAATTGAAAAAATTCAACTGCAACCGACCAGGGAGAACATATTTCGCACCACTTGTCAAGAAATTCGTGCGGGATTAAAAGCAGATCGAGCGGTAGTGTATCACTTTTTCCCAGATTGGCGAGGAGAAGTAGTCGCCGAATCAGTAGGTTCGGGTTGGGTTTCGTTGATTCAAGAACAAGACAAAGAAGAAATTTTGCGTGCTGACAGGACAGATAGCGATCGCTGCATCCTCAAAGACTTTTCAACTCCACCCACACCTAGCAGCGACACCTATTTAAAAGAAAGTAAAGGCGGTCGTTATCGCCAAGGTAAAAAATATACTCGCGTTGACGATATTTATGCCCAAGGATTTTCAGCTTGCTACATCGAATCCTTGGAAAAATATCAAGCAAAAGCTTATATAATCGTGCCAATTTTCCAAGGCGAAAAACTGTGGGGATTGTTAGGAGTTTATCAAAATTCCGGGGCGCGGAAATGGAAAAACTCCGAAGTAAACTTAATGGTGCGTTTATCAGCACCCTTGGGAGTAGCTTTGCAACAAGCAGAAGCCCTAGAAACAGTAGAATCCCAATCCGCCCAATTAGCAAGAGCCGCAGCCAAAGTCGGTCAAGTAGCCAAAATTACCGACAGACTGCGCCAATCCTATGACTTTGAAACAATTTTAGCGATCGCCACCGAAGAAAGTCGGCAAATGCTCAACTGCGATCGCGTCGGAGTCTATCGCTTCAATCCCGACTGGAGTGGAGAATTCATCGCCGAATCTTACGTCGGTAACTGGGTAAAATTAGTCGGTTTAAAACCAGCCGTCCCCGACTCTCACCTCCAAGACAACGAAGGAGGTCGCTATAAAAATATGTACGTGCGCGACACTTATTTACAAGAAACCGAAGGAGGTCGCTATCGTAACAACGAATACTTCGCCGTAGACGACATTTATAAATCCGGACACGCACCCTGTCACATTCAAATTCTCGAACAATTCCAAGCACGAGCTTATGTAATTGTCCCGATCTTCAAAGGAGTGCAACTGTGGGGCTTACTCGCAGCTTACCAAAATAGCGGACCGAGAAAATGGGAGCAAATTGACGCGCAATCCTTAGCCAGAGTCGGCGAACGTTTAGGAGTCGCCTTACAAGAAGCCGAATTTCTGGGAAGAACCCAACGACAAGCAGACTTAGATCGGGCGATCGTCAAACTTTTCGATCGCGTCCGCAAATCAGCCGATGTGAACACCATTTTCCGGACAACAACCCAAGAAGTCCGTCGCTTACTCAACTGCGATCGCGTCGGAGTCTATCGCTTTAACGACGACTGGAGTGGTAAATTTATCGCCGAATCAGTCTCCAGTGGTTGGGCATCCTTGATGGTAGAGGAAAGGCTCAATCCTAACTTAACTGAAGGCGCTCAAAAGTCTGACGAACTAGATACTTATTTACAACAAACCCAAGGAGGCGCTTTTAATAACGGCGTAGCTTATTTATCGGTTAACGATATTTACGAAGGGGGACTTTCTTCTTGCTACATCGAATTGTTGGAGAAATTTCAAGCTCGCGCTTACATCATTGTGCCGATTTTCCTTGGTGAAAAACTGTGGGGATTGTTAGGCGCTTATCAAAATTCCGGTGCGCGGGAATGGCAAGAAGTAGAAAATAACGTTTTGGTGCAAATTGGCTCTCAGTTAGGCGTAGCGCTACAACAAGCCGAATATTTGACTAAATTAGAACAGCAATCGGTGCAACTAGCAGAAGCCGCAGCCAAAGAAAAAGCCGCCAGAGAGCAACTGCAACAACGAGCCGTCCAAATGTTAATCGCCTTGAAACCTTCATTTGAAGGAGATTTAACCGTTCGCGCTCCGATTACCGAAGACGAAATCGGGACGATCGCCGATGCTTATAACAATACAATCCAAAGTTTGCGGAAACTGGTAACACAGGTGAAAACCGCCGCCGAAAAAGTTGGAGAAACAGCTCAAAATAACGCCGGAACCGTTTCCGAACTTTCTCAGCAAGCCGAATCAGAAGTACAGGCTTTAAACCAAGGAATTAGCGAACTGGAAAAACTCGGTAACACCATTCTCGCCGTTGCTGATAGCGCTCAAAAAGTTGAAGTCGCAGTCGAACAAGCAAACCAAACCGTTGCGACAGGCGATCGCGCAATGAACCGTACTGTAGACGGAATTCAAGAAATTCGGCGCACAGTTTCCGAAGCTAGTCAAAAAGTGAAGCGTTTGGGTGAATCTTCCCAAAAGATTACCAAAGTTGTGAACTTGATTAGTAACTTTGCGACGCAGACAAACTTGTTAGCTTTGAATGCAGCCATTGAAGCAACTCGCGCAGGAGAATACGGACGAGGATTTGGGGTTGTTGCTGATGAAGTGCGATCGCTAGCCCGTCAATCAGCAGAAGCTACCAGCGAAATTGAGAAACTGGTGCAAGACATTCAACGCGAAATCGGCGAAGTAGCTTTAGCAATGGATAGCGGAATCGAGCAAGTAGTAGCCGGAAGCGACTTAGTAACCGAAACCAGAGAAAATCTCAACGAAATCGTCCAAGCAACCGCTCAAATTAGCGGCTTAATGAAAGAGATTACCTCCGTCACCCAAGCACAAACCCAGCAATCAAAATCAGTAACGAAGACGATTGAAGAAGTAGCCGCGATCGCGCGATCGACCTCCACTAATTCTGTGGAAATGTCCGCTTCTTTCCAAGCTTTAGTCGCCACTGCTGAAGAATTACAAGCCAGTGTCGGCAAATTTAAGGTTAGTTAG
- a CDS encoding response regulator yields MFTKHSIEENYSYFISEAQELLQTIEQDLLTLREERSSAKVHSLMRAAHTLKGAAASVELENISEIAHGLEDIFKSLYNPDVEIDSELEKLLFQAYECLRLAVIEKIEPSQESDPEILNRAASIFADLQTLLGDCFNPEAPIPSSEELGFDMVQSIFEVGVKQRLEELEMTKKEANPKQVAETLSESAEIFIGLAESLNLPGFGAIAKAVIDALQGNPEEVMKIAEVASQDLWTAMEQVMSGDRLSGGQPSAELKQLASRQEEREIITINIEADKEENRENELAENADRVDVYHTEDIFSFQEIDIENEEDEEEDEEEETADLMADSDTNDYSAVSFQEVALEEKEDEETDFIPHPSEVNLENSEELIDHSLDEDVPETDKEEAKSTPGLEEIFGGVVDISDDRSLTIEREDKEIFPEEEEQKNGRKSRENLDLDRERRKAEANVVLDNLNPVTKPLGNKSKTHLGVSTSATVRVAIEQLERLNFQAGELLINQNKQLAQNEQIQAALQEVRDRLKQHQNTLNKLNVWGVGKEEIQTQVLSTRDLRQPKLQLPLDSLELDEYGELQVLLRYANEDMVQLEEATEALELYSRESNQTIEKQQRLLTEVRDELNRARLQPLGEVLNRLSRLLQQLTNLHNKSVELKITGSEVLVDKAIAQKLYDPLLHLVRNAFAHGIEPEAERVAQGKPAVGIIEIRAYNQGNRTIVEVKDDGRGIDFNRVREKAIALGLLTSEAADSQNKAELLDVIFAPGLSTAERVNDLSGRGVGLDVVRSQIQSVKGSISVSSVSELGTTFRMQLPLPLSIAKLLVVEAKQITYAFPSESIEQIILPKSDRLEVLGERRVLQWQQNGEKTTVPLRQLSELVKYNSVVAKWENGNRENVIIGDRQLPLVSQNLPNQMVLLLHSDSGLVGLEVDRVLGEQELVIRQLGNAIIPPNYVYGCTILSDSNLALVIDVVAVVNQELNEDPTTTKYFSAKVKNTTFENFPKANLPLLPPSASRRDREKWVLVVDDSITLRQTLSNSLRRAGYQTIQAKDGVEAIEKLQQLPTVDLIICDLEMPRLNGFEFLNYSRETPSISKIPILVLTSRQGEKHRQIALGLGAAGYLTKPYLEKELLDAIAKELQTTQLTA; encoded by the coding sequence ATGTTTACCAAACACAGTATTGAAGAAAACTATAGCTATTTCATCAGCGAAGCCCAAGAATTGCTGCAAACAATCGAGCAAGATTTATTAACCTTAAGAGAAGAACGCAGTTCTGCCAAAGTACATAGTTTAATGCGTGCCGCTCACACTTTGAAAGGAGCAGCCGCCAGCGTAGAATTAGAAAATATTAGCGAAATAGCACATGGGTTAGAAGATATTTTTAAATCTCTTTATAACCCAGACGTAGAAATCGATTCCGAATTAGAAAAATTATTATTTCAAGCCTATGAATGTTTGCGTCTTGCCGTAATTGAAAAAATCGAACCAAGTCAAGAAAGCGATCCAGAAATTCTCAATCGCGCCGCTTCTATATTTGCAGATTTACAAACTTTATTAGGAGATTGCTTTAACCCGGAAGCGCCAATTCCCTCCTCAGAAGAATTGGGCTTTGACATGGTGCAATCTATTTTTGAAGTCGGGGTAAAACAACGCTTGGAAGAATTAGAAATGACTAAAAAAGAAGCTAACCCAAAACAAGTAGCAGAAACCCTGAGCGAAAGTGCAGAAATTTTTATCGGGTTAGCAGAATCGCTGAATTTACCTGGATTTGGAGCTATTGCTAAAGCTGTAATCGACGCACTGCAAGGAAATCCAGAAGAAGTGATGAAAATTGCCGAAGTTGCTTCCCAGGATTTATGGACAGCAATGGAGCAAGTGATGAGCGGCGATCGCCTTTCTGGAGGTCAACCTTCTGCTGAGTTGAAACAACTTGCTAGTAGACAAGAAGAGCGGGAAATTATTACGATTAATATTGAGGCTGACAAGGAAGAAAATAGAGAAAATGAGTTAGCTGAAAATGCCGATCGAGTAGATGTTTACCATACTGAAGATATCTTTAGCTTCCAAGAAATAGATATTGAAAACGAAGAAGATGAAGAAGAAGATGAAGAAGAAGAAACAGCAGATTTGATGGCTGACTCGGATACAAATGACTACTCAGCAGTCAGTTTTCAAGAAGTTGCTCTTGAAGAAAAAGAAGATGAAGAAACAGATTTTATTCCTCATCCTTCAGAGGTAAATTTGGAGAACAGTGAAGAGCTTATCGACCATAGTTTAGATGAAGATGTTCCGGAAACTGACAAGGAAGAAGCTAAATCAACTCCAGGATTAGAAGAGATTTTTGGCGGAGTTGTCGATATTTCTGACGATCGCAGTCTCACGATCGAGCGAGAAGATAAAGAAATTTTTCCAGAGGAAGAAGAGCAGAAAAATGGGAGAAAGTCAAGGGAGAATTTAGACTTAGATCGCGAGCGAAGAAAAGCAGAAGCAAATGTTGTCTTGGATAATTTAAATCCAGTAACAAAACCTCTGGGGAATAAGTCAAAAACTCACCTAGGAGTTTCCACTTCTGCAACCGTGCGTGTTGCCATCGAACAGTTAGAAAGACTGAACTTTCAAGCTGGGGAATTGCTGATTAATCAAAACAAACAGTTAGCCCAAAACGAACAAATCCAAGCAGCATTGCAAGAAGTGCGAGATCGGCTCAAACAACACCAAAACACCCTGAATAAACTTAATGTTTGGGGAGTGGGAAAAGAAGAGATTCAAACTCAGGTATTGTCAACAAGAGATTTGCGTCAGCCAAAGTTACAGCTTCCCTTAGATTCGTTGGAATTAGACGAATATGGAGAACTTCAAGTATTATTGCGCTACGCAAATGAAGATATGGTGCAACTCGAAGAAGCAACGGAAGCTTTAGAGTTATACTCAAGAGAATCGAATCAAACTATTGAAAAACAACAGCGATTGTTAACAGAAGTTCGTGATGAATTAAATCGCGCTCGATTGCAACCATTAGGCGAAGTTCTCAATCGATTGTCAAGGTTATTGCAACAATTAACTAATTTACATAATAAATCAGTAGAGTTGAAAATTACTGGTTCAGAAGTATTAGTTGATAAAGCGATCGCGCAAAAATTATACGACCCCCTGCTACATTTAGTCCGCAACGCTTTTGCTCATGGAATTGAGCCAGAAGCAGAAAGAGTGGCTCAAGGCAAGCCAGCAGTAGGAATTATTGAAATTCGCGCTTATAATCAAGGAAATCGCACAATTGTCGAAGTCAAAGATGACGGTCGCGGAATCGACTTTAATCGAGTACGCGAAAAAGCGATCGCCTTGGGTTTATTAACTTCCGAAGCAGCCGACAGTCAAAACAAAGCCGAATTACTAGATGTAATTTTTGCACCAGGACTTTCTACAGCCGAACGAGTTAACGATTTATCCGGTAGAGGAGTCGGCTTAGATGTAGTGCGATCGCAAATCCAAAGTGTAAAAGGTAGCATTAGTGTTAGTTCAGTCTCGGAACTCGGAACTACCTTTCGGATGCAGCTACCTTTACCCCTCAGCATCGCCAAATTGCTAGTAGTTGAAGCCAAACAAATTACCTACGCTTTTCCTTCCGAAAGTATCGAACAAATTATCCTTCCTAAAAGCGATCGATTAGAAGTTTTAGGAGAGCGACGAGTTTTACAATGGCAACAAAATGGCGAAAAAACTACTGTACCCTTGCGTCAGCTATCTGAATTAGTCAAATATAATTCTGTCGTCGCCAAGTGGGAAAATGGGAATCGAGAAAATGTCATAATTGGCGATCGCCAATTACCTCTCGTTAGTCAAAATTTGCCAAACCAAATGGTATTGTTGTTACATTCAGATAGCGGACTGGTAGGTTTAGAAGTAGATCGAGTCCTCGGCGAACAAGAATTAGTCATTCGCCAACTGGGTAACGCGATTATTCCTCCCAACTACGTTTATGGTTGCACAATTTTGAGCGATAGTAACTTAGCATTGGTAATTGATGTGGTTGCTGTAGTAAATCAGGAATTGAACGAAGATCCAACCACAACCAAATATTTTTCTGCCAAAGTTAAAAACACCACTTTTGAGAATTTTCCGAAAGCAAATTTACCTTTATTACCTCCCTCAGCCTCAAGACGCGATCGCGAAAAATGGGTGTTAGTAGTTGACGATTCAATTACTTTACGACAAACCCTAAGTAATAGTTTACGTCGAGCAGGTTATCAAACGATTCAAGCCAAAGATGGAGTCGAAGCAATTGAAAAATTACAGCAATTGCCAACAGTAGATTTAATCATTTGCGACCTAGAAATGCCCCGTTTAAACGGCTTTGAGTTTTTAAATTACAGCCGCGAGACACCCAGCATTAGTAAAATTCCCATTCTTGTCCTTACCTCTCGTCAAGGAGAAAAACATCGCCAAATCGCGCTAGGATTAGGAGCAGCAGGTTATCTGACCAAACCTTACTTAGAAAAAGAACTCTTAGACGCGATCGCCAAAGAACTTCAAACCACCCAACTTACCGCCTAA
- a CDS encoding chemotaxis protein CheW: protein MVNHSKQTLSATENCKVIVFTIDSYWLALPITNVLKIINTPPLVNAKQNHLSLVHIGDRVLTILNLQQMLNLSNPEAGKIGKFLLILQLTTSEIAGIPLDEPPSLLELPLAEIRPIPESYRQSTSLKIASHVALVSQEETTQEVFLLDLEKLQIPS from the coding sequence ATGGTTAACCACAGCAAACAAACTCTTTCCGCAACTGAAAACTGTAAAGTAATCGTTTTTACCATCGATAGCTATTGGCTAGCATTACCAATTACTAACGTTTTGAAAATTATCAATACGCCCCCCCTCGTCAACGCTAAACAAAACCATTTGAGTTTAGTCCATATCGGCGATCGCGTTTTGACAATTCTCAACCTTCAGCAAATGCTTAACCTCAGCAACCCAGAAGCAGGAAAAATCGGCAAATTTTTACTAATTCTCCAACTTACCACCAGCGAAATTGCCGGAATTCCCCTCGATGAACCACCCAGTTTGTTAGAATTACCACTAGCAGAAATTCGTCCCATCCCCGAATCTTATCGTCAATCTACATCCCTCAAAATTGCCTCCCACGTTGCCTTAGTTTCCCAAGAAGAAACAACCCAAGAAGTCTTTCTCTTAGACTTAGAAAAACTCCAAATTCCCTCCTAA
- a CDS encoding Uma2 family endonuclease, whose protein sequence is MILLNDLSQVLQANDPEEKRIITGVNWHEYETFISNVADNSNYRIAYLDKVLEIVSPSRRHESEKTRIGTLLEAYFLETDIEYFPTGSTTFRKEIQQAGAEPDESYCLETEKDFPDLVIEVIITSGGINRLQLYQRLGIREVWFWQNDTFSIYHLQEETPDILRETFGYELINNSQVLPDLDINLLSECVRNPSPLAAVKEFRQRWRRT, encoded by the coding sequence ATGATCTTACTCAACGACTTATCCCAAGTTTTGCAAGCTAACGATCCCGAAGAAAAGCGTATCATAACCGGAGTAAATTGGCATGAATACGAAACATTTATTAGCAATGTCGCAGATAACTCAAACTATCGCATAGCATACTTAGATAAAGTATTAGAAATTGTGTCTCCAAGTCGCCGTCATGAAAGTGAGAAAACTCGCATCGGAACCTTACTAGAAGCATATTTTCTCGAAACCGACATCGAATATTTTCCCACAGGTTCAACCACCTTCCGTAAAGAAATTCAACAAGCAGGAGCAGAACCCGACGAAAGCTACTGTCTAGAAACCGAAAAAGACTTCCCTGACTTAGTCATTGAAGTTATTATTACTAGCGGTGGAATTAATCGTTTACAACTCTATCAACGTCTTGGAATTCGAGAAGTTTGGTTTTGGCAAAATGACACTTTTTCTATTTATCATCTTCAGGAAGAAACCCCAGATATTCTTAGAGAAACATTTGGATACGAATTAATAAATAATAGCCAAGTTTTACCAGATTTAGATATTAATTTACTGAGTGAATGCGTTCGTAATCCCAGTCCCCTAGCTGCTGTCAAAGAATTTCGCCAACGTTGGCGTCGCACTTAA
- a CDS encoding tRNA(His) guanylyltransferase Thg1 family protein: protein MKFKELDAQMRVFETAHDYCVLRGLYIIARLDGRGFTRLTKKIHQFVAPYDERFRDYMLETGEYLMTSGFKVIYGYTQSDELSLLFALEENTFNRKLRKLNSVLAGEASAKFSLLLGDIASFDCRISQLPSIDKVVDYFRWRQEDAHRNALNSHCYWCLRREGKNVNQATNLMSGLSVAEKNELLFQRGINFNDLPLWHKRGVGLYWEEYEKLGYNPLTGENVPAIRRGIRHDLELPMKDKYSEFVLELVGKSWRHFS, encoded by the coding sequence ATGAAATTTAAAGAACTAGATGCTCAAATGCGAGTCTTTGAAACAGCCCACGATTATTGTGTTTTACGAGGATTATACATAATTGCGCGACTCGATGGGCGCGGTTTTACTCGTCTTACTAAAAAGATACATCAATTTGTTGCTCCTTATGATGAGAGATTTCGAGATTATATGCTTGAAACTGGAGAATATTTAATGACTTCTGGTTTTAAGGTCATTTATGGATATACTCAAAGTGACGAACTTTCTTTACTTTTTGCTTTAGAAGAAAATACTTTTAACCGCAAACTAAGAAAGTTAAACTCGGTTTTGGCTGGTGAAGCTAGCGCTAAATTTTCTTTACTATTGGGCGATATTGCTAGCTTTGATTGTCGCATTTCTCAACTTCCAAGTATAGATAAAGTTGTTGATTATTTTCGCTGGAGACAAGAAGATGCACATCGAAATGCGCTCAATTCTCACTGTTATTGGTGTTTGCGTCGAGAGGGAAAAAATGTTAATCAAGCAACTAATTTAATGTCGGGTTTATCTGTGGCAGAGAAAAACGAGTTATTATTTCAACGGGGGATTAATTTTAATGACCTTCCTTTGTGGCACAAACGAGGTGTAGGCTTGTATTGGGAAGAGTATGAAAAGTTGGGTTATAATCCTCTTACTGGCGAAAATGTTCCCGCAATTAGGCGAGGAATTCGGCACGATTTAGAGTTACCGATGAAGGATAAATACAGTGAATTTGTGTTAGAATTAGTTGGCAAAAGTTGGCGACATTTTTCCTAG
- a CDS encoding AAA family ATPase, translated as MEAVICIGVQGSGKSTFCRDFFFNTHIRINLDMLKTRHREKILLCACLEAKQRFVVDNTNPTLADRSRYITPAKEKHFRVVGYYFQSSLEDCQRRNQQRPPKQVIPLAGLLATSKKLVLPSFDEGFDELYTVKISSENSFIVEQWQP; from the coding sequence ATGGAAGCAGTTATCTGTATTGGCGTACAAGGATCGGGAAAATCAACTTTTTGCCGAGATTTTTTTTTCAATACCCACATTCGGATTAATCTCGATATGCTCAAAACTCGCCATCGGGAAAAAATTTTACTTTGCGCTTGTCTGGAAGCTAAACAACGTTTTGTGGTCGATAATACTAATCCTACACTCGCTGATAGAAGCCGTTACATTACCCCAGCCAAAGAAAAACATTTTCGCGTCGTTGGTTACTATTTCCAGTCTTCTTTAGAAGATTGTCAGCGACGCAACCAGCAACGTCCCCCAAAACAAGTTATCCCCTTAGCTGGACTTTTAGCAACTTCTAAAAAGCTCGTTTTACCGAGTTTTGACGAAGGTTTTGACGAACTTTACACTGTTAAAATTAGTTCGGAAAATTCTTTTATTGTCGAACAATGGCAGCCTTAA
- a CDS encoding S1C family serine protease: protein MKPEQLVVYALSLCLATPAIAASATEPIILAQFSGEEQASIEVYRNASPAVVTIQAGSGSGSGSIISSEGLVITNYHVVRGARGGQVRVRTADGKSYSGSVLAADARNDLALLRLSGGANFPTLRLANESNIQVGQKVYAIGSPFGLSGTFTTGTLSRIAPNGDLQTDAAINPGNSGGPLLNSRGELIGVNKAILSPGGRGNIGIGFATSATEVERFLVQARNNPTNPRNSGATTAQGEPPRLGVSVDANTLIIQAVERGSLAARIGLRPGDRIVAVNRRRVRDVRQLLSFLDTNPDSALLTIVRDRRLATLQVQF from the coding sequence ATGAAACCCGAACAATTGGTAGTTTATGCGCTTTCTCTTTGTTTAGCGACTCCAGCGATCGCTGCTAGCGCTACAGAACCAATAATCTTAGCTCAATTTAGCGGTGAAGAACAGGCGAGTATCGAAGTATATCGCAATGCTAGCCCCGCAGTCGTGACCATTCAAGCTGGAAGTGGTTCGGGTTCGGGAAGTATTATTAGTTCTGAAGGTTTGGTGATTACTAATTATCACGTGGTACGCGGTGCGAGAGGAGGTCAAGTTAGGGTTCGCACTGCGGATGGAAAAAGTTACTCAGGTTCAGTTTTGGCGGCAGATGCGCGCAATGACCTCGCTTTGCTACGCTTGTCTGGTGGGGCTAATTTTCCGACACTTCGTTTAGCTAACGAAAGTAATATTCAAGTGGGTCAAAAAGTTTACGCGATCGGTAGTCCTTTTGGTTTATCGGGTACTTTTACTACTGGAACCCTCAGCAGAATTGCTCCCAATGGCGATTTACAAACCGATGCTGCGATTAATCCGGGTAACTCTGGGGGTCCTTTACTTAATTCTAGAGGCGAACTGATTGGAGTTAATAAAGCGATTCTCTCACCTGGGGGACGAGGTAATATTGGCATTGGTTTTGCGACTAGCGCTACCGAAGTAGAAAGATTTTTAGTTCAAGCGCGTAATAACCCGACAAATCCTCGCAATTCTGGTGCGACAACCGCTCAAGGTGAACCGCCGCGTCTGGGTGTTTCTGTGGATGCAAATACTTTAATCATTCAGGCTGTGGAAAGAGGTTCTTTAGCTGCGAGAATAGGTTTAAGACCTGGCGATCGCATTGTCGCTGTTAACCGCCGTCGAGTTCGCGATGTCCGTCAATTATTATCTTTTCTGGACACAAATCCTGACTCAGCTTTACTGACAATTGTCCGCGATCGCCGTCTCGCTACTTTACAAGTACAGTTTTAA